In the genome of Candoia aspera isolate rCanAsp1 chromosome 4, rCanAsp1.hap2, whole genome shotgun sequence, the window ATGAGGAATTCTGCTGAAAGCCCATATGACATTAATTTTTGATTGTTTTCCAGCTGGATGAGAATCAAGTCATCTGCCAAAGTGAAGGGTAATAAACCTATAGGAAAAACCAGCCTTATTTTATCTATTGTATATGGCGTGGTTTTCTTATCATATCTGAAAAGCTGTAATTTAAATTAATCTAACCTAGAGGACAGAAGGCACTTCATGAAGCCCatttttttacttctaacagtatCACCagtatttcttctcttttagaAGAACCTCCTATGAAGAAGTCCTCAAACTCCAAACAAACAGGAAAATTAATACATACATTTTAGAGAGGACAgagagattaaattaaattaaaataaaaactgaataaaTTTGTTGCTGAATAAAGAATGAGGGGAAACAATGGAAAAGCTAGCAAGTGctatagggtgtgtgtgtgtacgtgtgtgtgtgtgtttatatggtGATTCAGACCATTTGTTTCATGAAAAATAACTAAACAGTAAAAGGTACAGTTGCAATGGCTCAAACGTAACTGATCTGCCAGCCTCCAGATTGCCTGTACCTTTGTCATGGGAGCTGGCGATGTTCAGATATGGccaccagatctgagctgcaaaagttTTCAGATGTTGCTATAATGGACAAAATCAATTCACCATTGTATGCAAGCACAGAATCTGccattttgcacacatgaagaATCTGCCATTATGTGCATGCTAATAGTCCATGCGCCATTTATGGGATTCAGGTCTATTGGCACTCTTTTCCCCTTCTGTTAAAATCAAGGGTTAATTAGATTCTTTAAGGATGCTgccctcagaaaaagaaaaaaaaatggaacccaAGCTGCAGAAAAATAGCTCCATGTGACTAAAAGGAAGAATGCATGCCACCAATTGCAAAccataaaaacattttattacacAAACACGAATTACAGTCCAGTTTAGACCTCTTCACGGCTGGGAAAATCTATTTGTCCAGGGAGGAAGACAACCTGCTTGTTTGAAAAGACTTCTTCTATAAGATAATATTTATAATTCTTCATGGCATAACTCAAACTGTCCACTTCAAGCACCtgaacagaagagaaagcaaagttCTAGAAGAAAGCCTAAAAGATGAGGCTGTCCATCCGTccgtcagtcagtcagtcagtcagtcagtcagtcagtcagtcagtcagtcagtcaatttaCCCATCCACCTTTTCATACAGCAGGAAAGCAAAGGATCTACAAAATAGCTTTAATTCAGAGGGCCCCTTTCTGAACATAAAACAGACCATTTTTTAGAGTTTTGTAAATATATCAGGTTCCCAAATGCTCAAAGCAGCCAGATTTCAAATTTTAAATGCTCTGTATATACCCACACtaaaagataagataaaatggaGCTGGCCACTATGGAAGAAAGTTTAGGCAAATTCTTTTctttggctgcaaaaaaaaaaaatgacagaggaTGATTCCCCATTTCCTAAACCTGAGTGCAAAATAGGAAAAGGAGAAAGTGTCAGATGGTCAGATTTGGTTCACagattgcttttgttttggtCTCAGCatgaattgtggcttattcaataaaccatgattcaaGAAGCCATGGCTTAGTAGGCTGTATACGCCGGGCCTCCCTGTGATATGCTTTTGAAACGTTTTTTAATCCACAAAGTTTGCAGCATTTTTGCCTTTAGATCTTTCATGTGAACAATTAACTGTGAATTTTAACTATAGCTCTATTTAATTCTGGATTAAAAGAAGTGTATTGGGGAACGAGGACAGTCTGTCTTTCTATCAACTGctctctccatttccaatgaacCCACAAAAATTGAGcctaaaaatacatttcaaatggTTTCTAGCAGTTGTGCAGCTGCTGTCCAGTTTAGAATAAGTTTCCATtgtttaccatatatacttgtgaataagccgagaattttaggtgccaaaatgcaccccaaaaattgggttcggcttatccatggatgggctgaTCCATAAGTATATAcggtaataattttttaaagtacctgtatatcccgtatatactcatgtataagcccatccgCGGATgagctgaccctcaaattttttaaccaaagtaccatgaaaaatggataatccatggattacccatggataagccaattgtaaaaattaaaatatacgaACATTTTGAGGGTTGTCTTATCCGTGGGTGGTACATTTTTTACAGTCTTTTGGTCAAAAATTCTCCagttggcttatctgtggatgggcttatacagGAGTATATACAATAGCAGGATTGTTTTTCACGTAGAAATCAATAAAAAGTCTTATGTTTGCTTGCTCTCAATTTGTGAAATTATATCTTGGCTGTACTTTCATTTTCTGCTATCAAGATTTGGAAGTTTTTGAAGACAACCCTTTATCTGCctcaaataaatagaaaaaaaaatcacactgagTAGCAGTGCAAATATTTTTGTGCACGATTGCCCGCACATTCCCAAGTAGTGTGGGGCTCCAACGTAGGAATCAACCAGTCTTATTAACAGGCCTTGACTATTTGCCTAGAAACAATGCCTAATTGCCCCAGGTGGCTAGTAAAGGGCTATGGCGCACTGACCGAGTTTCGTGATGTGTCCCCAAACACTTGACACAACAGTAACGGGCTCCGCAAGAAACACATGTGTAATTTGACGGGAAGCCGCAAACAGTGCAGAAGTGGCGCTGAGGCAAATTCGAGGGAGGCGCGCAGGCTGTCAGGTAGTTGGGCCCTTCACTCGCATTGAGGTTCTGTTGGAAGTCAAACAGAGAAAGAAACCCCTTGGTTGGGATCTTGCGGCAAGCACAGAGGAAATCTGCGACAGATCTGCTTCACCGCTCAATCCCAAAGTGATTCCTCTGTCTCTTAGATCGGTGTTTCAgatcagcatggctggctggggaattctgggggttggagtccacccatcttaaagctgctaaggctgagaaacaggcTGTTACATTGAGGTGGCTCTTCTCCCATCTCTTTACTTGCAATGATACCAAGAACCCTGAAACAGCACAATATAGCCAACGATGAACAGGAGACCCAGAATAGAAGTGCAGCGGCTCTTATTTGTAAGATGCGCTTTCTTCCACCCTACAGATCAACGGATCTTGCATTATCCAAAATCCTATTGAAATCCCATTATCCAAATTATCCTAAGGTTTCCTTCCCTAACTGCCTGGAAGGGCAGAGATAGAAACGCTTCCCGCTGAACTGAGTATTTGGCCGCAACCATCAATCCAAACACTTCAGTTCTGTTACAATCTGCACACCGCTGagcaaaagacttttttttttcagtatatttTTCAACCTGGGTTTCAAAAGTCAACTTTTCCAGTGTgcatttttaatcattatttaacCGGTGTTCTTGGTGGCAGgcgggaaaggggaaaggaaatacAGTAGTCCTCATgtagcaaccataattgggacctgcaacttggtcattaagcaaagcggttgctaagtgaaaccgcaactgtgtttatgatccaacttcagctttcctttgctttattgacctgcgaaggtcgtaaatccgaggattggtcacaaagttactttttaatcaccatcataacttcgaagaGAAcaagtttggcatagtggttaaggccccaggctagaaactgggaggctgtgagttctagtcctgccctaagcacaaagccagctgggggactttgggccagtctctctctctcagccctaggaaggaggcaatggcaagccacttccaaaatcttgccaaggaaactgcagggacttgtccaggcagtcatcaagagtcaaaagctgacttgaagacacacacacatacacacttaacTTTCAactgtcgctaaacaaggcagtcactaaatgaggactgtacTGAAATGAggatcagaaaaataaaaagaattgagATGCCCCCCAAATttttgtgagagagagagagagagagagataaggacCTGTTCTTCCAGCAAGGCCTGGAAGTTCTTGCGGAAACGCAGCTTGAAATGGTCTCCgcgggtttttttcttctttttccctgtaaataaagtacaaagaaggggaaagaaaattcTAGATGAAGATAAACACCTTTTAGCCTAAGTATGAAGTTTGGGATTTCATTACTTTAGGATAGGGGTGCCCCACTTTTCTGGGCAAATGGGCACTCTTGGAATGTTTTGTGGGAGCTCTCACAAAATGGAagccctgggggtgggggtggccgGCAAGCAAACTCCCAatttccagaagagaaaaggggaagtGAAAAGAAAAGTAATTTCCTTATTAAACGGAGGGAGACAGGGGTCCCAGTGTTGGATCAAAAATTAGCTCTTTGCTCCCACAAGGGCATCTCTAAACTGGCAATGCCTAAAGAACTACAAAAATACCCAAAATCCCTAACCACAATGTACAAATGCAGATACAAAATACATTCTCCCCACAGACTTAGCTTGACTTCTTTCAAGTCAAGATatgtaaaaagaggtggggctttaatggcatggttgtggccaccatgttgactttttgacTCCCTCGGGGACATGCCTCTACTTATACGTCTGTGTGCGTACGCATGTGTTcatgtgtatacatgtgtgtcgatttacaaacacagacacatatttttatttgtttgtttgtttgtttgtttttatttatttatttgatttctatagctgcccatctcagcaagtgactctgggcggcttctgcacacatatactgtatgtgtgcagaTGTACACACCCACAAACAAGGCTAAATAtatcaaacaaaacaaatcaactaATCTATTggccaagaaagaaaaggaagtcaaGGAAAGCTAAGGGAAAGTGAAATCAAGGGAACGCCCAGCATGAAGCCTCACCTGTTTCGGCATCATCATCAAACTGAGGCAAGCGCTTCACCAGCTGTGGCATGTTGGCATGGGGGTCATCCTGGAAGTTGTCATTCTCCAGGGCCTCTAGCTGGCGGTTGAGACGGCGCTGGCGGGTGGCCCGGTCTAAAATTCGCCTCTGGCTGGGGTCCTGGGACCttgctgagaaagaggaaagagggagagaggatggAGAGAGGCTGAAGCCAAGCTACGTTGAGTCAACCATGTTGCCTCCAAGGACAGCTGGTATCTGCTGATAAGGCCACCTTCCCAGCTGGCAAAGGACGCTTCCAGTCTCCTAGTGCACATGCTCCAATCAGACAGACATGGCCCTAAGCCGGGAATGGACTGCATGCAGGCCACCTGCCCCCCTCTCAAAAGACCCTGCAATCTTACTGCCAACATCTGGCAGCAAAAGGGCTGGATTGCGGCAGGGCAACATCTGCCTGTTTTTTGCATGTGGCAGTAGCATTAAGGATGAGCACTTTGTTTCACTGAGGCGCCCAACCCTTAAattccccccaccctcacccaAAGGCCAATAAACAGCCCAAGATCTGTTGTCTACCCCTCAACTAGACCAAAATGTGATCTCTTTAATTTAAGCTTAGTGTGCTATCTGAACCCAAAGTGACCGCAAACCACAGTTAACAGCATACGATATTCCATCTATTTATTTAGCTGTTATATCTATTTGTTTCTTAGATGTCATGAGAATATAGTCTCCGGGGTTTGTAAGGCTTAAGGCACTGGGCAAACCCAGTCATTCCTTCTGCACCCTTCGCAAACTATCTGCAAATGCAGCTGACACCTTCTTTTATGTAAATATAAAACAAGCCATGGGTTATGGTTTGCAATGTGTGAATTCAATGATGTTCCCTTACCCCTGCATAAACCTAACCAATGCACATGTTGTCCAAATGCACCCTCCTGTGGCAGGACAGAGCATCTATTCTGCCAAAAAAGATTTTCAGTTCCAGGAGCTTATCCCTCCTCTTACAGGTGGCTGTTGTGATGTGCTTAAAACTACCCAACGATTCTGTAGGCCAGTATTCCCCAACCTTCCATGCTCAGAAGATGCTGGACAAATAACTGCCAGTTTGATGGGAGTGGATAATGGGTGACATGCTGTAGTCAAACACATCTGAGGGCAAAGGATCATAGGACATTGTCTATAAGCAGTCACAATCATCccagaatgattttaaaaaacactccAGTGTTATGGCTGAAAACAGGCCAACATTTCTTACCTGAAATTATACAATTATTTTGGAGGCTGGAGTTAATTAGACACCACTGAGTTGGGTTTGATTCCTACTAATTCTGTGAACATTTCTCTTCTGTCtctgagatgttttattttagatATGTGACTGTTTTAGAGTTTAGTGTAGGCTTGTATATTCCAGGGAGCAATGGAGAAATAGCAATATTTCATCCTCATGCCTTGCCTCATATATTTCAAGCGCATACtgggaaaatgtaaaaaataccTGTACAAATCCTGCATATCACTTGTTTTTCCACCTAAAGAAACATCTGTTGTTGCAGAGGAAATTCTGCTCAAGATTCAGATGACTGTAGTGGTGTGGCAGAATTATCTCTctcctgttttcatttttaaaactaccaAAAAACATTGGGTATCTTAGCAACTAACAGATTTATTGCAGTGCACACATTCATGGATCACAATCATAAAAGTACTAGCCTTCCAGATTTGCAATTTTGTTACTACAATTAGGCAGAACAACTAGTTTCGAGAATCAGACTTTTGGAGATTCTGTTCAAAACTCAGTTGTGACAAAAGGTTTCCCTCTGACTGCAAGTTTTATGCACAGTATAGGAGCCAAAAAGGGTTCCAAATTGGGAGCTTTTGAGCTCTGCTTCAGAAATTAAGCCAGGATTACATCAAAACCAAAATGTTTATCAATCATTAAATTGATACTCCACTTCTATAGGCAGGGACACACTCAAGGTGTTAACTCAACTGTTAATAAATACCATCTATAAAACATGACAGCAAAATCAGTGcaatcaaaatcaaaatttaCAACATTATCATTACatacagtggctgagttcacactcCACAATAATACACATTGAATTGATCTAGAGTTGAAGTCATCCAATTAGGTGGGTTCAAATAACGCACAGGCCTGTAACCCAACCACACTGGCTGAGTTTGTATGACACACTGAGATGCAAACTGGTTAACTGGATTTCAACCTCACCTGTTGCACGAACCAAGATGGTACATGTACCTGTGGTTTCTGATTTTGTACCCTAGaatttcagccttccccaaccttgcATTCTCCAGGCACATGAAGACTATGTAAAATCTCCTTCATGGACATGTgcctatagttttcttggcaacaatgcagaAACAGCTTGCCATTTCTGTTTCCTGGGATTCTTTTTTCCTGGTCTAATCCATAGTCCTGGGATCtcatggtggtctcccatccaactcctAATCAGGTTGGACCCTACTCAGTTTCCAAGCCCATCTAGGGTCAGCTGCTGAGTGGTCAACTCTCCTAATTTCCAGCCAGAATGACTGCAAGAACACACCATTTGGGAATGTTGGGAATTGAAGCCCCAACGTCTCTGAAGAGCAACAAATGGGTTAAGGCTAGTTTTTTTTAGCATGCAGCACTTCCTAAAGCTGCACTAAAGGCatattttttatcttcctttgcaATTTGGAAAAACGGCCCCAGTCACTCTTTGCATCTATCAACAGCCCCCGCTTTCTCCCCACATCCTACTCCCAAGATACCTGAAATTTTCTTTTCCACCATTCTCCAAGCCAGACAAAGAGACGCAGCTCCCCCCTCGAGTCTTCCCGATGCTTCTGGTATAAAATCGCTTTGTTTCTCTCCACTCCGGTTTTCCAAGCTGCAAAACCTTTGTACTGCAGAGGCGACAAGGTACTGAGCAAACTCGGTCAGGCGTTAGCGCTCTCAATTTATTTGCTTATGTATAAGGACGCTCCATCCACCTATAATCCGCAAGCGGGGCCATTTTACTAGAGGCACATGGACTTCCGCCTACGCTAGCAAGTCACGCCCCCTAAGAAGCGTCACGACAACGTTCCTCGCTGAGAATGTTTGGTTTTAGCAGAGAAGGGATTTTGTTCCTCTGGGTCCTACACTCAGCCGAATTTCAAATAAATTCTTTAGGCAAAGGCAGggagcaggatttctcaaactaggcaactttaagacatgtgcaC includes:
- the ZNHIT1 gene encoding zinc finger HIT domain-containing protein 1 isoform X2 — translated: MVEKKISARSQDPSQRRILDRATRQRRLNRQLEALENDNFQDDPHANMPQLVKRLPQFDDDAETGKKKKKTRGDHFKLRFRKNFQALLEEQVLEVDSLSYAMKNYKYYLIEEVFSNKQVVFLPGQIDFPSREEV
- the ZNHIT1 gene encoding zinc finger HIT domain-containing protein 1 isoform X1; the protein is MVEKKISARSQDPSQRRILDRATRQRRLNRQLEALENDNFQDDPHANMPQLVKRLPQFDDDAETGKKKKKTRGDHFKLRFRKNFQALLEEQNLNASEGPNYLTACAPPSNLPQRHFCTVCGFPSNYTCVSCGARYCCVKCLGTHHETRCLKWTV